One Thermicanus aegyptius DSM 12793 DNA segment encodes these proteins:
- a CDS encoding ATP-dependent Clp protease ATP-binding subunit, protein MMFGRFTERAQRVLSLAQEEAVRLGHNSIGTEHILLGLIREGDGIAAKALMSLGLSLEKIQDEVEALIGRGHEKPTNTPYTPRAKKVIELSMDEARKLGHTYVGTEHILLGLIREGEGVAARVLNNLGISLNKARQQVLQLLGNSEMLAGNPQGSVNKHANTPTLDSLARDLTAMAKDGALDPVVGREKEIERVIQVLSRRTKNNPVLIGEPGVGKTAIAEGLAQRIVNNEIPETLRDKRVMTLDMGTVVAGTKYRGEFEDRLKKIMDEIRQAGNVILFIDELHTLIGAGGAEGAIDASNILKPALARGELQCIGATTLDEYRKYIEKDAALERRFQPIKVEEPTQEDTIQILKGLRDRYEAHHRVKITDEAIEAAVRLSDRYITDRFLPDKAIDLIDEAASRVRLNAYTIPPNLKQIEKELEEVKKEKDAAVQSQEFEKAAALRDKEQRLRDSLEQTKKEWKEKQGQTDSEVTPEDIAQVVANWTGIPVVQLQQEETERLLHMEDILHKRVIGQEEAVRSVARAIRRARAGLKDPKRPIGSFIFLGPTGVGKTELARALAEAMFGDEEAMIRIDMSEYMEKHSTSRLVGSPPGYVGYEEGGQLTEKVRRKPYSVVLFDEIEKAHPEVFNILLQVLEDGRLTDGKGRTVDFRNTIIIMTSNVGQELIRKNTTLGFTVHQQEANYENMKTKVMEELKRTFRPEFLNRIDEIIVFHALEEAQIKEIVRLMAEEIRARLKEQGIDFTLSEEVVSWIAKQGFDPQYGARPIRRSLQRQIEDRLSEELLKGTIHKGDVVHFDLKGDEIVVASTDQQAVSS, encoded by the coding sequence ATGATGTTTGGAAGATTTACGGAAAGGGCACAACGGGTTCTCTCCCTGGCCCAGGAAGAAGCGGTTCGCCTCGGTCATAACAGCATCGGGACGGAGCATATTCTCCTCGGCCTCATCCGAGAGGGAGATGGCATTGCGGCAAAAGCCTTGATGAGCCTGGGACTTAGCCTGGAGAAGATCCAGGATGAGGTCGAAGCGCTCATCGGCCGAGGGCATGAGAAACCGACCAATACCCCCTACACCCCCCGAGCAAAAAAGGTTATCGAACTCTCGATGGATGAAGCTCGGAAATTAGGCCATACCTATGTGGGGACGGAGCATATTCTCCTTGGCCTCATTCGGGAAGGAGAAGGGGTAGCCGCACGGGTCCTGAATAACTTGGGAATTAGTTTAAACAAGGCTCGCCAACAAGTCCTTCAACTACTTGGGAACAGTGAAATGCTGGCAGGAAATCCGCAAGGATCCGTCAATAAACATGCGAATACGCCGACGTTAGATAGCCTTGCGAGAGATTTGACTGCCATGGCTAAGGATGGGGCCCTTGACCCGGTCGTAGGAAGGGAAAAAGAGATCGAACGGGTGATTCAGGTATTAAGCCGACGCACCAAGAACAACCCGGTCCTCATCGGTGAGCCGGGGGTCGGAAAGACGGCCATCGCCGAAGGTTTAGCTCAACGGATTGTGAATAATGAGATACCGGAAACATTAAGGGATAAACGAGTCATGACCCTCGATATGGGAACGGTGGTAGCCGGGACAAAATATCGGGGTGAGTTTGAAGATCGGCTGAAGAAGATCATGGATGAAATCAGGCAAGCTGGAAACGTGATCCTGTTCATCGATGAATTGCATACATTAATTGGAGCGGGAGGAGCGGAAGGAGCGATCGATGCTTCCAACATTTTGAAACCTGCTTTAGCCCGGGGCGAATTGCAGTGCATCGGGGCAACCACTTTAGATGAATATCGGAAATATATTGAAAAAGATGCTGCATTGGAACGCCGTTTCCAACCTATTAAGGTAGAAGAACCGACACAAGAGGATACGATTCAGATCTTGAAAGGGCTTAGGGATCGTTACGAAGCCCATCATCGGGTAAAGATTACCGATGAAGCCATCGAAGCGGCTGTTCGCCTTTCGGATCGTTACATTACCGACCGTTTCCTTCCCGATAAAGCGATTGACTTGATCGATGAGGCTGCTTCCAGAGTTCGCCTCAATGCTTATACCATTCCACCCAATCTGAAACAGATTGAAAAAGAACTGGAGGAAGTGAAGAAGGAGAAGGACGCTGCGGTACAGAGCCAAGAGTTTGAAAAGGCGGCCGCGTTAAGGGATAAGGAACAGCGCTTGCGGGATTCGTTAGAGCAAACGAAGAAAGAATGGAAGGAGAAGCAGGGACAAACCGATTCAGAGGTGACCCCGGAAGATATCGCCCAAGTGGTGGCCAATTGGACCGGCATTCCTGTCGTTCAACTGCAACAGGAAGAAACGGAGCGCCTGCTTCATATGGAAGATATCTTGCATAAACGGGTGATCGGGCAGGAAGAGGCGGTACGGAGTGTGGCCCGTGCCATACGACGCGCTCGGGCCGGCCTTAAAGATCCGAAACGGCCGATCGGTTCCTTCATTTTCCTTGGACCTACCGGGGTGGGGAAGACGGAATTGGCCCGTGCGTTGGCGGAGGCCATGTTTGGGGATGAGGAAGCCATGATCCGGATCGACATGTCCGAATATATGGAGAAACATTCCACCTCCCGGCTTGTCGGCTCTCCTCCCGGATATGTAGGATATGAAGAAGGGGGACAATTGACGGAGAAGGTACGGCGCAAGCCTTATTCGGTCGTGCTCTTTGACGAGATTGAGAAAGCCCATCCGGAAGTATTTAATATTCTGCTGCAGGTATTGGAGGATGGACGTTTAACGGATGGAAAAGGTCGTACCGTAGATTTTCGCAACACGATTATCATCATGACATCAAATGTCGGCCAGGAGCTCATTCGCAAGAATACCACCCTCGGGTTTACGGTTCATCAGCAAGAGGCCAATTATGAAAACATGAAGACCAAGGTGATGGAAGAACTAAAGAGGACTTTTCGGCCTGAATTCCTGAACCGGATTGATGAGATCATTGTCTTCCATGCTCTGGAAGAGGCTCAGATTAAAGAGATCGTTCGCTTGATGGCGGAAGAGATCAGGGCCCGCTTAAAGGAGCAAGGCATAGACTTTACGTTATCTGAAGAGGTTGTTTCCTGGATCGCGAAGCAGGGATTTGATCCCCAATATGGGGCGCGGCCGATTCGCCGTTCTTTGCAGCGGCAAATTGAGGACCGTCTTTCCGAGGAATTACTGAAGGGAACCATTCACAAAGGAGATGTGGTGCACTTTGACCTTAAGGGGGATGAAATCGTCGTAGCCAGCACCGACCAACAGGCGGTTTCCTCCTGA
- the radA gene encoding DNA repair protein RadA: MGKTKSKFVCQQCGYESAKWMGRCPGCSEWNTMVEEREEKEEKRWLSHRMEKPIPFNEVKGETAPRIQIGFRELDRVLGGGIVPGSFTLVGGDPGIGKSTLLLQATHQFAREGRKVLYVSGEESPAQIRLRGERLGIKNENLFLMAETNVETIIEEAKKLKPTLVIIDSIQTMFLPEISSAPGSVSQVRETAAALLRFTKREEIATILVGHVTKQGEIAGPRILEHMVDTVLYFEGEAHHTYRILRTVKNRFGPTHEMGVFEMKEKGLVEVQNPSELFLSERSLAAAGASITATMEGTRPILVEIQALLSPTLFPTPRRVATGLDYNRVAMILAVLEKRAGILLGSQDAYVNVVGGMRLNDPAADLAIALSLVSSYRDRPIPYHDLLIGEVGLTGEIRGVPRVEQRIQEAYQMGIKRVILPRINLQGIEFPGEMKVSAVETLTEAIDEVLGR, from the coding sequence ATGGGGAAAACCAAAAGTAAATTTGTCTGCCAGCAGTGTGGTTATGAATCGGCGAAATGGATGGGGCGTTGTCCCGGTTGTTCCGAATGGAATACCATGGTGGAAGAGAGGGAGGAAAAAGAAGAAAAACGATGGCTCTCCCACAGGATGGAAAAGCCCATTCCTTTCAACGAAGTAAAAGGGGAAACCGCTCCTAGAATTCAGATAGGGTTTAGGGAACTGGACAGGGTATTGGGTGGAGGCATCGTCCCGGGTTCATTTACGCTAGTAGGCGGTGATCCAGGGATCGGGAAATCGACCCTTCTTTTGCAAGCCACCCATCAGTTTGCCCGGGAAGGGCGGAAGGTTCTCTATGTCTCCGGGGAAGAATCGCCGGCGCAGATCCGTCTCAGGGGAGAACGGTTAGGGATTAAAAATGAGAATCTCTTTCTCATGGCAGAAACGAACGTCGAAACCATTATTGAAGAGGCAAAAAAATTAAAACCAACCCTTGTGATTATTGATTCGATTCAGACGATGTTTCTCCCTGAAATCTCCTCCGCACCCGGAAGTGTCTCCCAGGTTCGGGAAACGGCGGCTGCCCTCCTTCGATTTACAAAACGTGAAGAAATTGCTACCATTTTAGTAGGCCACGTGACGAAACAGGGAGAGATTGCGGGGCCGCGTATTTTAGAACATATGGTGGATACGGTTCTCTATTTTGAAGGAGAGGCTCATCACACCTATCGAATTCTGAGAACGGTAAAAAATCGTTTCGGTCCCACCCATGAGATGGGCGTGTTTGAAATGAAAGAGAAAGGGCTTGTAGAAGTACAAAATCCCTCCGAATTATTTTTATCTGAGCGGTCTCTGGCGGCTGCAGGTGCAAGCATTACCGCCACCATGGAAGGGACAAGACCCATTTTAGTAGAGATCCAAGCTCTCCTTTCGCCCACCCTTTTCCCGACTCCCCGCAGGGTGGCTACAGGCCTTGACTACAATCGTGTCGCGATGATCCTTGCCGTATTGGAAAAAAGAGCAGGGATCCTTCTGGGTTCCCAGGACGCTTATGTTAATGTGGTTGGAGGCATGAGGTTAAATGACCCGGCTGCCGATCTCGCGATTGCATTAAGTTTAGTTTCTAGCTACCGAGATCGCCCCATTCCTTACCATGATCTTCTGATTGGGGAGGTGGGATTGACGGGGGAGATCAGAGGGGTGCCCCGTGTTGAGCAGCGAATACAAGAAGCCTATCAGATGGGCATAAAAAGGGTGATTCTCCCGCGTATTAATCTTCAGGGGATCGAATTTCCGGGGGAAATGAAGGTGAGCGCTGTTGAGACGCTGACAGAGGCAATCGATGAAGTTTTAGGAAGGTAG
- the disA gene encoding DNA integrity scanning diadenylate cyclase DisA: MNQVLAMIAPGTELREGLENILRAKTGGLIVVGDTPEVLSLCDGGFNLQCDFSPSHIYELAKMDGAIVLSEDAKRIIYANTQLIPDSSIPSLETGTRHRTAERTAKQTGKLVIAISQRRNVITIYKGNLRYTLKEISVILAKANQALQTLEKYKAVLDQTLSNLSALEFEELVTLQEVAIVLQRIELVLRIKGEILRYIRELGVEGRLIQMQLEELVANVDEEAIMLIRDYIRETDQRKPEEILMAMKQLTSEEILDRLNILRVLGYSGNNTILDEPIQARGYRLLHRIPRLPMAIIQNLIVHFQSLTRIVSASIEELDEVEGIGEIRARAIKEGFKRIQQQVFLERHL; this comes from the coding sequence ATGAATCAAGTATTGGCCATGATTGCTCCAGGAACGGAATTACGGGAGGGGTTGGAGAATATCCTGCGGGCGAAGACCGGTGGCCTTATCGTGGTTGGCGACACACCGGAAGTTCTTTCCCTTTGCGATGGAGGGTTTAATCTTCAATGCGATTTTTCACCGTCGCACATTTATGAACTGGCGAAGATGGACGGAGCGATCGTATTAAGTGAAGACGCGAAACGAATCATCTATGCCAATACGCAGCTCATCCCCGATTCTTCGATTCCCTCTTTAGAGACGGGTACGAGGCATCGGACTGCAGAAAGGACTGCGAAGCAGACGGGAAAACTGGTCATCGCCATCTCGCAAAGGAGAAATGTAATTACCATCTACAAAGGGAATCTTCGCTACACGTTGAAGGAAATCAGCGTGATCCTGGCGAAAGCAAACCAGGCCTTACAAACCTTGGAGAAATACAAAGCGGTCCTAGACCAAACCTTAAGCAACCTTTCCGCCTTGGAATTTGAGGAACTGGTTACCCTCCAGGAAGTGGCGATCGTCTTGCAACGAATCGAATTGGTTCTCCGTATTAAAGGGGAAATTCTTCGGTATATTCGAGAACTGGGGGTAGAAGGGCGGCTGATTCAGATGCAATTGGAAGAACTGGTCGCCAATGTGGATGAGGAGGCCATCATGCTGATTCGAGACTACATACGGGAAACAGATCAAAGAAAGCCGGAAGAGATTCTCATGGCCATGAAACAACTTACCTCGGAGGAAATCCTGGATCGCCTCAACATACTCCGCGTCCTTGGATATTCCGGAAACAATACGATACTGGATGAACCCATTCAGGCGAGAGGATACAGGCTTCTCCATCGCATCCCCCGACTGCCCATGGCCATCATTCAGAATCTCATCGTTCATTTTCAGTCATTAACTCGAATCGTTTCTGCCTCCATTGAAGAGCTGGATGAAGTGGAGGGAATAGGAGAAATCCGGGCTCGGGCCATAAAGGAAGGGTTTAAAAGGATTCAACAACAAGTTTTTTTGGAACGCCATCTCTAA
- a CDS encoding CarD family transcriptional regulator, giving the protein MLFNIGDKVVYPMHGAGIIESIEEKEILGETRRYYVMRIPVGNMKVMIPMDNVESIGLREVSDHESVLRVEDILTREETPMSTNWNQRYRANMDKVKSGDILEVAEVVKNLTLRERQKGLSTGERKMLDNARQILVSELVLAKEMDAEQAYQWLEDKILHRNASL; this is encoded by the coding sequence ATGTTGTTCAATATTGGCGATAAAGTGGTTTATCCCATGCATGGAGCGGGCATCATCGAATCAATTGAGGAGAAGGAGATCTTAGGCGAGACGAGGCGCTATTATGTGATGCGCATCCCTGTTGGCAATATGAAAGTAATGATTCCTATGGATAATGTGGAAAGCATTGGCCTCAGGGAAGTTAGCGACCATGAATCGGTCTTAAGGGTGGAAGATATTCTTACCAGGGAAGAAACGCCGATGTCCACCAATTGGAACCAGCGTTATCGTGCCAATATGGATAAGGTAAAAAGCGGAGACATTCTCGAAGTGGCAGAAGTTGTAAAAAACCTGACACTCCGCGAAAGACAGAAGGGTCTCTCAACGGGTGAAAGAAAGATGCTGGATAATGCGAGACAGATTCTCGTAAGTGAGCTGGTATTGGCGAAGGAGATGGATGCAGAACAGGCGTACCAATGGTTAGAAGATAAAATTCTTCACCGAAATGCGTCCCTGTGA
- a CDS encoding PIN/TRAM domain-containing protein, whose protein sequence is MVRRTVQLFFLILGGVLGYHLIPPLFKILNPWLNLGDLMYQEYIGAAIGALIFLAAVVWLSDSFVQAFKWVEDRIIRIHVSDLLFGTLGLILGLIIAFLLFLPLQQIPYVNTFLPVFISVLLGYLGFQVGYKKKDEILTFLSMPKGKDKGEGKERQTELKLLDTSVIIDGRIADICHTGFLEGTLVIPQFVLEELQHIADSSDVLKRNRGRRGLDILNRIQKEKNVKVIIYEQDFEEIQEVDSKLVKLAKVLSGKVLTNDFNLNKVCELQGIPVLNINDLANAVKPIVLPGEELTVQVIKDGKEHGQGVAYLDDGTMIVVEGGKDFIGEHVDVMVTSVLQTSAGRMVFAKPKLLEKAL, encoded by the coding sequence ATTGTCAGAAGAACTGTCCAATTATTTTTCTTGATCTTAGGTGGTGTGCTGGGGTATCATCTGATTCCTCCCCTTTTTAAGATACTAAATCCATGGCTTAATCTCGGAGATCTGATGTATCAGGAATATATCGGAGCGGCCATTGGGGCTCTTATTTTTCTGGCGGCCGTTGTTTGGCTCTCAGATTCCTTTGTCCAGGCCTTTAAGTGGGTAGAGGATCGGATCATTCGAATTCACGTCTCGGATCTTCTCTTTGGGACATTAGGTCTAATCCTTGGCCTTATTATAGCCTTTTTATTATTTCTTCCTTTACAACAAATCCCCTATGTGAATACCTTCCTTCCTGTTTTTATTTCCGTGCTCCTCGGTTATCTTGGCTTCCAAGTAGGCTATAAGAAAAAGGATGAAATTCTCACCTTTTTATCCATGCCGAAGGGGAAAGATAAAGGGGAGGGAAAAGAGCGTCAGACGGAACTAAAGCTTCTCGATACGAGCGTCATCATTGACGGGCGGATTGCCGACATTTGCCATACCGGTTTCCTGGAAGGGACCTTGGTCATTCCCCAATTTGTTCTGGAAGAGTTACAGCATATTGCGGATTCTTCGGATGTATTGAAGCGGAATCGAGGTCGCCGGGGACTAGATATCTTAAATCGCATTCAAAAGGAAAAAAATGTTAAAGTAATCATCTACGAACAAGATTTTGAAGAGATACAGGAAGTGGACAGCAAGCTGGTTAAGCTTGCCAAAGTTTTGTCCGGCAAAGTCTTAACCAATGATTTTAACCTAAATAAAGTGTGCGAGCTACAGGGAATTCCCGTATTAAATATAAACGATTTAGCCAACGCTGTGAAACCCATCGTCTTGCCGGGAGAGGAGCTAACGGTTCAAGTGATCAAAGACGGGAAAGAACATGGGCAAGGCGTAGCATATCTGGATGATGGAACCATGATCGTCGTCGAAGGGGGAAAGGACTTCATCGGCGAACATGTGGATGTAATGGTAACCTCCGTTTTGCAAACCTCCGCAGGGAGAATGGTTTTTGCCAAACCGAAGTTGTTGGAGAAGGCTCTCTAA
- the ispD gene encoding 2-C-methyl-D-erythritol 4-phosphate cytidylyltransferase, with translation MTKREEERERKNGEEFLNSDQHRTGLVVVAAGNSRRMGEGIRKPYLPLGPHPLLIHTLRAFQETQELTKKVLVIHPEERERTEKLLLKYGIDDYELAVGGELRQESVQRGLSLLGDGVEYVLIHDGARPFVSPSLLRRILNQVWLRGAVIPVIPVLDTVKKVDAEGRVIHSVDRELLRAAQTPQAFSLPLLKEVMEKVAKTGEIYTDEASMMESMGIPVYTVEGEKINFKITTPEDLLVAEAWVKERWGNS, from the coding sequence TTGACAAAGAGAGAAGAAGAGCGGGAGAGAAAGAATGGGGAAGAGTTTTTAAACTCCGATCAGCATAGAACGGGTCTCGTGGTGGTGGCGGCAGGGAACAGCCGCAGGATGGGAGAAGGAATAAGGAAACCTTACTTGCCCCTTGGGCCCCATCCTCTCCTCATTCATACCCTGCGGGCATTTCAAGAGACTCAGGAGCTTACCAAGAAGGTGCTGGTCATACACCCGGAGGAGCGGGAACGGACGGAGAAACTCCTCCTGAAATACGGCATAGATGACTACGAACTTGCTGTCGGTGGTGAACTACGGCAGGAAAGTGTACAAAGAGGTCTTTCCTTACTCGGAGATGGGGTAGAATACGTCTTAATCCACGATGGAGCCAGGCCTTTTGTTTCCCCATCCCTTCTCAGGCGAATATTGAACCAGGTATGGTTGAGGGGAGCGGTGATCCCGGTCATCCCGGTCTTGGATACGGTGAAGAAGGTGGACGCTGAAGGAAGAGTGATTCATTCCGTCGACCGGGAGCTCTTAAGGGCTGCCCAGACTCCCCAGGCTTTTTCTCTCCCCCTCCTCAAAGAGGTGATGGAGAAAGTGGCGAAGACGGGAGAGATCTACACCGATGAAGCCTCGATGATGGAGAGCATGGGAATTCCTGTCTACACTGTAGAGGGAGAGAAGATCAATTTTAAGATTACCACACCGGAAGACCTCCTTGTTGCAGAAGCATGGGTGAAAGAAAGGTGGGGAAACTCTTGA
- the ispF gene encoding 2-C-methyl-D-erythritol 2,4-cyclodiphosphate synthase — translation MGKLLRIGHGFDVHAFSPRRPLILGGIEIPHEKGLIGHSDADVLLHAIADAILGALAMGDIGKFFPDTDPAYKGADSKELLRHVWKMARERGYVLGNLDCTILAQKPRIAPYIPAMKRTIADILQGTEEEINVKATTTERLGFVGREEGIAAEAVLLLRREGT, via the coding sequence GTGGGGAAACTCTTGAGAATTGGCCACGGCTTTGACGTTCACGCCTTTTCACCCCGTCGCCCACTCATTCTAGGAGGGATCGAGATTCCCCATGAAAAAGGGCTGATCGGCCATTCCGATGCCGATGTTCTTCTACACGCCATTGCCGATGCGATTTTGGGCGCCCTGGCCATGGGAGATATCGGCAAGTTCTTTCCAGACACCGATCCTGCCTATAAGGGGGCGGATAGCAAGGAACTATTGCGACATGTTTGGAAGATGGCCAGGGAAAGGGGATATGTGTTAGGCAATCTGGATTGTACCATCCTAGCACAAAAACCTCGCATCGCTCCTTATATTCCAGCCATGAAACGTACCATAGCCGACATTCTTCAAGGGACTGAGGAGGAGATTAACGTAAAGGCGACGACGACCGAAAGGCTTGGTTTTGTGGGCAGAGAGGAAGGAATTGCCGCCGAGGCCGTCCTCCTTCTTCGCAGAGAAGGCACGTAA
- the gltX gene encoding glutamate--tRNA ligase: MANNVRVRYAPSPTGHLHIGGARTALFNYLFAKRYGGKFIIRIEDTDMKRHVADAERSQLDNLRWLGIEWDESVDKDGGYGPYRSMERLHLYQPFLERLLAEGKAYPCFCSEEELLAEREAQRAAGETPRYSGKCSLLSPEERERRMAEGIPYAIRFRVPKGVELSFTDLIRGFVSFRSDDIGDFVIVKQDGAPTYNFAVTIDDMLMEISHVIRGEEHLSNTPRQLLIYRALGAKAPEFAHLPLILNQDRQKMSKRDESIIQFVEQYREMGYLPEAIINFLSLLGWSPEGEREIFSLKELEEIFSIERVSKSPAVFDTDKLAWMNNHYMKEADPALITEQALPHLVKAGYIEEPITEEKRRWVGQLVALYQEKLHYAAEIVPFTKMFFEEPSSWDDEAMEIMNGSGVREVLSSFLRKLEEEKGFTPENVKELLKEVQKETGQKGKNLFMPIRVAATGEVYGPDLNHTLSLLGRENVKKRLLASLSKTK; encoded by the coding sequence TTGGCGAATAACGTGCGAGTCAGATATGCTCCCAGCCCAACCGGGCATTTACATATTGGAGGAGCGCGTACGGCATTATTTAATTATCTTTTTGCGAAACGGTACGGGGGAAAATTTATCATCCGCATAGAAGATACCGATATGAAACGGCATGTGGCCGATGCGGAACGAAGTCAGTTGGACAACCTTCGTTGGCTGGGGATCGAATGGGATGAGAGCGTGGATAAAGATGGGGGGTATGGTCCTTACCGTTCCATGGAGCGTCTACATCTCTACCAACCCTTCTTGGAACGATTATTGGCTGAGGGAAAGGCGTATCCATGTTTTTGTAGCGAAGAGGAATTACTGGCGGAAAGGGAGGCGCAGCGAGCCGCTGGGGAAACACCCCGTTATTCCGGGAAGTGCAGTCTCCTTTCCCCAGAGGAAAGGGAGCGAAGAATGGCCGAAGGAATCCCCTACGCGATCCGTTTCCGTGTTCCTAAAGGGGTGGAGCTTTCTTTCACCGATTTGATCCGGGGGTTTGTTTCTTTTCGCTCCGATGATATCGGTGATTTTGTCATTGTAAAACAGGATGGAGCGCCGACGTATAATTTTGCCGTTACCATAGACGATATGCTGATGGAGATCTCCCACGTGATACGGGGTGAAGAACACCTTTCCAACACACCTCGCCAGCTTCTCATCTATCGGGCGCTCGGGGCAAAAGCGCCTGAATTCGCCCACCTGCCTCTCATCCTAAACCAAGATCGCCAGAAGATGAGTAAGCGGGATGAATCGATCATACAATTCGTGGAACAGTATCGGGAGATGGGGTATCTGCCCGAGGCCATCATTAACTTCTTAAGCCTCCTGGGTTGGTCTCCGGAGGGAGAACGAGAGATTTTTTCATTAAAAGAGCTGGAAGAAATTTTTAGCATTGAGCGGGTTTCCAAAAGTCCTGCCGTCTTTGACACGGATAAGCTGGCATGGATGAACAATCACTACATGAAGGAGGCCGATCCGGCCCTGATCACGGAGCAGGCTCTACCCCATCTTGTGAAAGCCGGATATATTGAAGAACCGATCACGGAGGAGAAGAGGAGATGGGTGGGGCAACTTGTGGCTCTCTATCAGGAAAAGTTGCATTACGCCGCAGAGATCGTTCCATTCACCAAGATGTTCTTTGAAGAACCTTCCTCGTGGGATGACGAAGCGATGGAAATCATGAACGGTTCGGGAGTGAGGGAGGTCCTTTCTTCCTTTCTTCGAAAACTGGAGGAGGAGAAGGGATTTACCCCTGAGAATGTGAAGGAATTACTAAAAGAAGTACAAAAGGAAACAGGCCAAAAGGGGAAAAATCTCTTCATGCCCATTCGTGTGGCGGCGACGGGAGAGGTGTATGGCCCCGACTTAAACCATACGCTCTCCCTCCTGGGAAGGGAGAACGTAAAGAAACGTCTCCTTGCTTCCTTGTCAAAGACCAAATAA
- the cysE gene encoding serine O-acetyltransferase: MLRRIREDIEAVLDRDPAARNWLEVILTYPGLHALWGYRIAHWLWNHKLRLVARLLSLWMRWFTGIEIHPAAVIGRKCFIDHGMGVVIGETCEIGDSVTIYQGVTLGGTGKETGKRHPTIGNHVLIATGAKVLGSIKVGDYVKIGAGSVVLKDVPPHSTVVGIPGRIVIQNGRRVKDDFNQINLPDPIAEDCDDLRKELQLLRKELEELRREMKGVLKHDITNL; this comes from the coding sequence ATGCTAAGAAGAATAAGGGAAGATATTGAAGCGGTTTTAGACCGGGATCCGGCAGCGAGAAACTGGTTGGAGGTGATCCTCACCTATCCAGGACTTCATGCCCTCTGGGGATACCGGATCGCCCATTGGTTATGGAACCACAAACTTCGCCTGGTTGCCCGCCTCCTCTCCCTCTGGATGAGGTGGTTTACAGGCATTGAAATTCATCCGGCCGCCGTGATCGGGCGAAAATGTTTTATCGATCATGGAATGGGAGTGGTGATTGGCGAAACCTGTGAAATCGGAGACTCGGTCACGATCTATCAGGGAGTTACCCTTGGGGGGACCGGGAAGGAAACAGGGAAAAGGCACCCGACGATCGGAAATCATGTCCTCATTGCCACCGGGGCGAAGGTCTTAGGCTCCATTAAGGTGGGGGACTATGTGAAGATCGGTGCCGGTTCGGTCGTGTTAAAAGATGTTCCCCCCCATTCCACGGTGGTGGGCATACCAGGGCGAATCGTGATCCAGAATGGCCGCAGGGTGAAAGATGATTTTAACCAGATTAACTTGCCGGACCCTATTGCGGAAGATTGCGACGACCTCAGAAAAGAGCTTCAGCTGCTGCGGAAAGAGTTGGAAGAACTGCGGAGAGAGATGAAAGGGGTACTCAAACATGACATTACGAATTTATAA